The Megalops cyprinoides isolate fMegCyp1 chromosome 15, fMegCyp1.pri, whole genome shotgun sequence region ccaaactgttgccacaaagttggaagaatagcattgtccaaaatgtcttggtatgctgaagcattaagactgcccttcactggagataaggggcctagcccaaaccctgaaaaacaggtgtggcctgGGCTATAACTATTatgataagattttttttaaagtttgtatttttttaactacAATTACATAGTGTGCACATCATgatattgtctttattttcagagCCAATATTGAcgttaatataaaacaaatattttaaaaaatctttgctGGTCCATAGTTTTCTTTGTTATATACGTCAGAGACTTTTGGTCCAATTGATACATTACGGAGAATTCGAATCGGTAGGCTACaactcagtgacatcaccacagtcTGAAAACAGAGCCACTTGGAAAATGAATCGATAATACCAAAGCGGTGCCCAAAAAtggcacaataaacaaaaatctgcTGAATTTACTGCCAGACTTCCGAAAATAACATATATTTGTAACGGTAAATCGTGTCAGCCGTGAAGGATGCAGTCTGTCAGAGTTAACAGATAGGCTAGATGGTTGCTATAGTTTAGACAGCTACCGACAGGGTTGGTAAACAGTTAGCCTAATTGTTTTTAAGTTATTACTCCAATATACCATTTTATATGTTAGCCATATGAAGTTAGTTAACCTGAATATGCTGAATcagaacaataaatattttttactctATTAGGTTTTCACATACCTACAGGgaatttgtctttgtaatatGGTACAAAATAGGCTAGttaaaatatacagacacagaaaaatagGCTACCCCTGGCCGGTCGCACAGTGCCcctgtttttgctttcacagGAAAAACTGTTTGTGTAATGCGTTCTTCTTGCTGTGAAACGTGTTTGCGTTACGGTGCtgggtgtggccaaatacttatgtccatatagtgtatgtcaaATGTACGTTCTGTATCAAATTTTAATATATCAAGTTCAATGTAGCTAAGGACAAGAGCAGTCACtcacccggcctcgaacccgggtctacggtATACCAAACGGCagctttgaccgcgacgcctGGTTAATACGGCACTCcaagcgcatactcaaccgcaGTGatagcactctgtcacacacatatcaaaacatcttaaattcacatcagagtcatagaaaacattactacaTGTTTATGACGtcagatgtcagacaaatttggtgatcactggccgctattttggaacattaagccacattaagccttTTTCTTATAATGGACGTCAatagagaggaaaatgcttaatgtaagataacgtccatactcataggatttcggttttgattttttgacaggtaaaagtgtttatgacaagaaaTTTGGcgatcattgatcgctgttttggaacattaagccttttcacgttaagagCTTTAGAATGTTGCATCTTTTACCGACTGAAACGCTGGTAGGCTAAAGCGACGTGTTGGAGAGCCCAGGGTTAGAAGCCACATCCTACCataaaaaggcaacagagaTGTACATTTATACACTTTCAGTACATGTggcagcagcgtagcatagcagtaaggaacagcagcagggcagcattgtggtgtagtgataagaAGCAGGGTAGCGGTGTAgcgtggtggtaaggagcagggcagcagtgtagtgtagtgataaggagcagagcagcagtgtggtgtagtggtaaggagcagggctcttaactgGAAGGCTGCTAGTTCACGGTTCGgccactgtataaatggattaaaaattgtaagatgtgttagtcactctggacaagagcatgttttttttcttgtttttttctttgttttcttgcaGAATGGGtgtatgcttttaaaatgagtaCCAAATCTGAACTGCAGAAAACTGCTTGGGATTTCTGGGAAAGTGAGGAACAAATGCTCATTCAGCAGGCCAGCGTGATGGTGGAGCTGCAGATGAAAGAGTGATTGTGACCagcatgtgggggggggggggggggggggtctgatgACAATCCCTGTGGGGGATTTGCTGCCGACAAACCCTCCTGCTAACAAAGAACTCTTTAAGTCAGAGAGCCTAAGGAAAACCCTGGTTCGGATTTGCAGACGCCGGGCTGACTTAAAAGGAAGTGGTGTCGGAAAGCTGCTTGTAGTATTCATTTAGTGTTTATGCAGAACAAGAAAACTTCTAAGTGAAGTTAATCTCATTTAGGGatattttttcaattcattccaAATGCTgacattcataataataatagcagctttatttataaagcacCTTTTATACAAGGTGTTCAAAGCGCTTTACACAAGAagaacaagtaaaaaaaaaaacagataaaaaatggTTAATTTTATTGCTTGACAATCCATACAAAAATGGTACCTTGACCACTTGTATTCATAATGTCTTCTCAAATCCCTCCCAAAGATTTGGATCATATATTCAGCTCATGATGATCTGAGCACTTTAAAACATTTGGTTGAAACAGGTTCCAACCTTAATTGTGAGAAAATAATCATGCTGTGGGCAAATGTCAGCATCTCCTATTTGCTGTGACACAGAGGACACACATTCATCTCTTCATAACATATACTAGTACAGCGCAATATGTGGTTGTATGCCTTATGACAGCACTTATGACAATGATTCCCACAATATTATATATGGCAAATATGGCACTAATGTTTTGGCATCAATACAGCTATTTGCCTAACCCTGTTGAATGTCCTTTTTTGTAAGTCTCTCTAGATAAGATGCAGCTATGTAACACTTCCTGGTGGTCACTGTTGGGAGtcaatttcatttcaacttAGTAAGTTCAAGACGTGAACTgtaattcaattcattaattgaaaaatcaACATAGAAAATGATGGCTAGTTCTCAATCCATGAAATAAATTCTAATTAATTCCCAGTGTTGGTAGAATTAATtcttaattatttgttttcttgtcctGAACACTGGCAATCAGGAGCTGTGAACGCAGTCTGTGGCCTCTgtagcccctttcagacatgcactggacgccggaacgtatccggcccttacccggatgagctgtatgtgagaacgcaaatgtccgaatcagtcggaccggacatgtgacggacttcgttctgccagctccctagtaaaacgtccgcctcatgtcggagtgagcccatgtgtcAATAGAGCAAGCAACGTTCCTgagaatccaccgcgagcgagtgggcgtgttgataacgtttctgtcatgcgactggcgcgaaactggaagaatacaaacatctgcctcgtactgTTTTCTGCGTACCTGTacattgcggatacgtccaaatacatgctgttttgagtccaatgataattaaagagatagttagctatacctatactgccaaaacttgtctctgattaataacgttggttagtagtttattatctggttagtagctagctaagctgtagctaagtaatagtgacaggtatagtgagataggtgaactggtgacctaacattacatagcgaacaacaaaaacttaccttattgttataataaatgtataattaataataaactaCGTGTGCCGGTAccaccatttggatggctatgtgtgattttttttataggctacccaaaagtacaatagctatgtttgccttctcgtctgtgccacattatgtacctgtaccaccgaaaggtaagacattgaaaagaaaaaaaactgaaaatacttcaactcgcgaatactttaggtgatcttgtcaatacttttcactcatgagaaTGCAACTGGCGTCTAACTGGAATATACtacgaggaaatctggacggGTGTAGCAATACATTTTAGGAGTGCACGCCATTTGATAGAGGAAGACCCATTAGTGGAAGTCTGTGGGTATGATAGCGTTCCTCCCATCCAGTTCGGCCTGCCCGATTGGTCCAGAGATAAGtagtaatttattcatttaagtaAGTTATTTGATCAACTATTCATTTACTGAAAAGGGTCAACTGACATTTCCGTCCTTTCAGGTTGGCCACCATAGCTGATAATTGACCACCGATCTCCCGCTCCACAATGCAGAAAACTCATCATATCGCTAAAAGGCCGACAGTCTCACCGAGGCGGAAATCCCCTTCTGCAAGCTTTCGCTACTGACGTCACCCTGTCACAGAGGCGCAATGGCTTTTACGATAAAGCACAGGGTGAGACAGAGCGCTGACTGAGGGTAAGAATTCTTTCAAGGCTGCATGTGACATTGAGAGACATCCCCGCAGATTGGGTGACGTGCGTAGGGTCTGTATGTTTGAGCCAGCGTGTGGAAGAATGTCTCTGCGTGGAATTTCGGAGGTGACGCGCCTGGGTTGGGGGCGCGTGCACGGGGGAATTTACAGCAGGGTTTTGAGGTTTCTGTACAGCACAGGAGGTGGGCTTTTGGCTACCCGTtttctcactcacactccacgACAACAGGTGGCGGTATGCAGACTTCAGGTGTTTGTCGATAGGCCATTAAAACCAACGATGAAGAGCCAGTCATGCACATCATAATTGCCacaatttgttttcaaacaagGCAATTTTTCAAAGTTGTTTCATTCTAATTTCCAGCATTTCAGAGGATAACAGCTGTACTGCCGTCATTCCAAATAACGTTTCTTTTCCGTGGGCATAGTCAGCTAGGTTGTTGGTCGCATCCACGACCAACACAACTGAACTACCAaaatacctagctagctaacgcttTGCTTGTCAAGGCAGCTAAATTCACCTGACATGATATGTTAACCACCCTTGTCGTATGACTACCGGCTTCCATATAATTAGTTAGCCATGTATATACACAAGCCTACTGACTTCTAGTCCGACGGAAGCACAGGAGACATTGTCGCGCTTGCGCGATTTAGCTAGCCGGCTAGTTAACGTGGTTAGTTATGGTTCGGAACGCATCAGAGTTCTCTCATGGCGTCTGAGGAGGCGGCAGCACAGAGGAGCCAGTAAGACGGGGAACGCGCAAAAGCGGAGGTGCTGCGACAACTCTTACTTTATTTGGCACAAAACTTTGGCGAAATACGTTCTTAACGTTACACGTTTACTGTCACATTAAACGTACGTGCGagtatttaactttttttgtttagttttggtAGTAACTCCTGGGCCTCCCTTAGTGCCTGTGTCTATTTGCCTCCTCGACTCTTTAAAATTACAGAGATTAAAGATTTCTGACTGTAGAAAAGTGTACCACCTGAACAGCAGCAATTTCAGGAAAGGGAGGCTCCAGTCCAATATAGAAAACAGCCCTATTGAGAATATCAGGTGGAATAACACTGTGGCACCTTAACACTACAAAGTTGTCAGTTTATTCCAAGCTTGTACAATAGAATACTCAAAAGAACCAGACTCCTCACCTGATCTGAGATCTAACAAAATTAGATATTGGTGGAACTACTTATCAGAGCAACTCATCAATGCATTGCAATGCCATAAATGCTTGTGGTATCACAGGATCAGTATGCTAGTGGCAGTGCTTGCCAATGCACCGTAAATAAAATTGccagaaggagaaaaaagtacaaagcacaaataatttatttagaataaaacagcacaaacaaaccaGTAAAAAAGTAAACCAGCCTGAACACAGAAAACTACTCACAAAAGGTATTACTGTTGCCCACTATCCACACATCTGTCTGGCCTTGGATTAGGCAGGTgaggctcattaaccaatgacTGGTCTAATacaatgacagacacacacacacaaaacgacAATTAATTGATTTGCAGTGGAATTTACAAAACACAGTTTTTGCTGCTGTTCACATCGTACATGGAAATGAGAGTAGTGAGgatcctcaaacacacacttaacaGGTTAGAAACATTTAGCAGGTAATGCTATTAAACACTAACAGTTGGTGAAGGCCTCTTCTTCACAGTTGATTTCTGTATGTTGCAAGGGCTGCTCAGCGGCTGGACAGGGCAACAATGAAGAAATTATGTCAACGCTGAAACTGTCACAGATGACGTCAGTCAATTACAAAAGCATGAATACATTGTTGAGGTCATTCTTAACTCCACACAGAAGAAGAACAACACTTGGGTTTACTGTGTTAGAAGTGAAAACTGAGAGAAGGAATACAGCAAACATCGTTGGGAAGAGATTGGCAGTGTGGCAATAGTAAAATATCTGAGAAAATTAATAACACAGAAACATCAACCTTGTTCACAGTGTACAGAACCAGTTTCAGTAGGTCAGACACCAATGAAAACAGGAATAGGAAGTTTGAAGAGAAGCTACTCGTAAGAGTGTGGAAACTGATTGACTCAGTGTAGGAAACTGTAAAATACTGCAGAATACACACCAGAAGTTACATTCTGGTGCTGAATGTGGAAGTATTTTAAACTAAATCACATTCAGTGCTTGTTGGGGAGAAAGCAGATGCTTGTTGTGAGTGCAGAATGGGTATACATTAATCAGTAAACTACATCagcacatacactacacacagaactgaagtcatatttttgctttgaaaggGTGAAAACTTTTTGAGCATTAATACGTCTGAAAAAGCTCCAGCTCAGACAATAAAAGGAGAAGTCACATGGTGGTCATTgtgggaaaacattttaaaagggtaGCATGAATCAAGTATGCCAAAATATACGTAGGAGAGAAGCCACACTGATTAATCAGTTGTGACATAGCCTTAGGTAGCCTTAGGTActttgaaaaactttttttttagaattataTTTGCACAAGAAAGAAATCTGAGTTGGGTAGGAGACAAACACTTAACAACATTGAAAATGCATCAGTACTCCTGCTGAAAAGACTGCAGTCTCGTACTTAATTAGTCAAACGAATGATCTATACCAAAACCTTGAAAATGGACAATAAAGGGTGTTAATTAGAAAATGCTGTCACAATGATGCATTCTATCTTTGTTCTATTTTCAAAACCAAGTTCAATTAAGAGAATGTTTCCTCCTGAACTTGAAAATTCTTCTTGATCTGGAGGAAAAGGAATGTTTCACATGACAGCTAACATGTGTATCTTTATGCTAATGATCAAACACCATGAAACAAAGCTTTATTCTGAAATTTCAGATCAACAGTATGTAGCCTActaatatgttttaaaacagtAGGCATATTGCAGACAGTAGTTCTACCAAAAAAACCTGAATGTACCAATTGTTGACAACAGTATTGCTTCACATTTTAAGTAATGGGATTGATATGCATTGCATGCAAACATAATCTACAAGACATCCTTGTCTGGTTGTCAGTACACTGTATCTACAGATTAAAAAACAAGCAGTGGGGGCTGCCGAGGGGCTCACTCATTTAAGGTTGTTATGCACTGGttgagccctacagcccagtCTCAGGTTCGAGTCTGAGGTATGTTGTTTGCCTACATCAATAACTTTTGCATATCAGTGCATATCAGTGGGACACAACCAACTTTGTTCCCCTGGGACAAGGTGGGTTACATTAGCCATATTTAGTTAATAAGTCGAGTTGGAGCTAGCAAGAAACTTGCTATTGAATTTACAAGTAGTCTGTACAGAGCTAGATACTCAGATGGATATGACCATTGTAAGGATACATGCCTGCAGCTTTCTGAGTTTGCAGTTTGTGGGCCAGTATCATGCAGCGCTCTCCACAGAGCAGGATTCTACTTCCCTGCAATAATAGCATTCCTGAGTCTGTTCCAGAACTTCACATTACTCAGGTAGTTGCCCTTCCACTTCAGGTAAGTGTTCTTTTTCAGGTACTTATGAAGGCCCAGCACCTTCCTggtcctctcctcctccacgtCCTCGAGGATGACAATGATGAGGCTCGGTGTCTCCTCGAAAACAGACCAGGACTGAGCGAGCTCAAACTCAAAGCAGCACCAGGCGCTGTCGAAGAAGTGCCGCGACACCACCACAATGACCTTCCGGCTGCCCACTATGCCCTCATCGATGATGTTGGAGGTGATGGACTTGCCCACTTCGAAGTCCCGCATGTGGAGGCACAGCCGAAACGGTGGCACACCTCTCTCAATGTTCTCCACCAGTTCATCCATCACCCAGGCCTCATCCTCACTGGAGTAGATCACAAAGGCATCGTACTGGAATTCCATGTGTTTTGGGTTCCTGTAACCTCTCAACAGGATAAAACCATAACGCAGATAGAATTTGTACCTGTAAGCCACTGCAGCCACAAAAGAGAGCATAAAAAGTATAGCAATGGCATAGCCCCAGTTATACCTACAGTTAGTAATATCAACGTCAATCACTCTTATATATGTTGAAAATGTAGTTTTACATAAAGTTTCATTGAGGTTTTTTAACTTTTCCCTCTGGTGAATGGTCCATTTGATGAAGTCTTCATTGGAACAGGAGCATTCCATAGGATTGTGAGATAGGTCAAAGATCGAGAGGTTTGTCGGAAGACTGGACAGAACATTTTGAGGGATGGCCACAATGTTGTTTTGTCCTGCATCTATCCATGCTAGTGCTCCAAGACTCGGATTGGTCAGAAAGTCCACCGCCAGTAGCCTGTTGCTGTTGAGAACCAAGTGTCTGAGTTTTTTTAGCCTTGTAAAGGAGTGCCAGCTCAGGGCTTTGATCTCGCAGTTTGAAATATCTAGATGTTCCAGATTGGTGAGGTTAGCAAATACATAACGAAGGCTGTCTCCTTGGAAACCATTGCCGGAAATAATCAGCACCTCCAAGTTGCTTAGACCCACCAGTGGAATTTGGCTCATGAAGACAGTACCTGTGTAGGAAATGTCCAAGTACTTCAAGCGGTTAAGGTTGGACAGCAGAGGATACTGCCCgacagcagagagctgtgtgtgctggaggtCCAGTACCTCCAGGAGCTCAAGGCCCTTGAAGGGCATGGTGTCAAAGTATATCTCTGTATTGTGCCTCATGTTCAGGTACCTGAGTTGAGGCGTGTTGTTGAAAAGTCTTCGGCAGCACTCCCTTACTTTGATTTCGTTGAAGCTTAAGTCAACGTGCTTGAGGTGAGGCAGGTCCACAAAGCTTTCTCCAAACTCCACTGGTAGTCTGTTATCTGTAATTGTCAGTGTCTCCAAGGTGTGTAGATGAGAAAGTTGCCTTGCTGGTATGGCACGTAACTTATGGTTCCTTAGATGGAGCTCTTTCAGTTGTCGGAACTGAACAAACTCCATGTCATGCTCAAAGCCTTGCACAATGGTGATTTTTGTGGCATTCAGCATGCAGCGGAATACACTGATAGGTCTGggtcctgtttctctgtgccgAAAATATATCTCCTGGAAGTTGACGGAGCACAGCCCGTCCAGAGTGTCTTCACCCGAAGTCAAAATCTTGGTCGCGTCTCGGTATTGTCCAACCACTAACTTGTCAACCTTAAGGCCGCTGAGGCCCATCACATGGGATTTAGTGAGATTAGCCACAGCATGGTTTCCCAGTAGGCAGAACTCATGGAGGTAGATGCCCTGGAAGGCACCTGGCTCTATATGCAGAATAGGATTTCTGGAGAGGATCAGCGTGAGGTTTCTGCCACTCATCTCCTGCAGGATGAGCGTGTGAGCCACCGTTATGACACGTATTTTGTTGGCGTGAAGGTCAAGCAGCTTGAAATCTGAGAGGTTGACAAAGTAGTGGGGAATCATCAAAGACTCAATGTTATTTGTCCCGGCATTCAGCACCTGCAGTTTCGTTGAGGGCCATAGATGCAGCTCTTCCAGGGAGGAGAGACTATTGTCCACAACAACTAGCTCCTGGATCAAGTTCAAGGACTGATTCCCCAACTCTTTGATCTGGTTTCCAGTAAGAATTAAAGTTGTCACATTCCTCACATTGTGGAAAGCATTAACAGCAATAAGTTGTATGTGGCACCTGGTGAGGTAGGAAACCACAAGATCAGATTCTATAAGTTCTTTAAGACATGAATGCTCAACACAGGAGAATGTAAGCAAAAAACATTGTGGATAAGGCTCTGCTAACAACATAAATAATGTCTACAATAAAGAATTTAAGTTAGTAATGCCTTTAAATTTAATGAATGCCTTTAAAATGAGTTTGCATTGTCCAATTACCTTGTGAGATCAAGAACACGTAAATGGGGTAATTGAGGGAACATAGCCTGGTGCAAATTGCCCAagtaattaaaactgaaatccagATTTTCTGCGGTGACAGGTATCTCAGCTGGGATGTAGTTCAGTTTTGTGCCCACACATGAAAAGTGGGTATTTGGGAGTACCTGTACAAGGAAGACACAATATTGTTAAACgtttataaacacacataatcaACAAGTAAGATATTATGAAACAACGTTAAAATTGTCCGTTAAAAATGCTGTGGGGCTTATAATGCAGACTTGGTCATAGATTTAAGGGAAGCTGCTTGCTACAGCTATTTaagaatatttatgaatgtaattgatgttatttatttacaaatgtacTAAGAATGTAATGATGATAGTCAAAGAGGGTTCCACTGATTTTCATAGTTATATTGAGCctaatgaaagtgaaaaagcaaaagcaaaaatagaACTTCAGAGGGTGTCTGCTTACACTGCAAAATCTGGTAGCCCAATGCATGTATTAATAACTCTGCTTTTTGAAGAATGTTTTCCCAATGTAGTGGAATTTTAACTTTCAATAATTTCCACCcatgtcctcttgttctgctTACAGAATTCAGCTTTAACTGGTTCCCGTTGCCCACTTTGTTAATCCCTTTCAGAAAATTTTAAAAGCGCAGTGGAAACCCTCAGCTCTCCTTTGGCTTCATCTAAAGAGGACAGGTATCCTTCATGAAGGGTAGAAGTATCAAAAGTGAACTCTGAAAGTATCAACTTTTAAGTTCCAGTCTAGAATAAGATTAACATTATTAAGTAAATTGTATAATAACTGATTTGAATTTTCGCTCTCCCCGAACTGCTGAAGTAGATTCGCTAGTCTCAAATGTGTCACCCCTTGCTAAACACTGTGATATAATAGTTAATTTTCCTACGACATTTTCTACACAATCCTCAAACCTGCAAAAAACATACctctttgcatttttcttctttccccAAAGGCAGCAGAATGAATCCTGCCAAGATGCATTGCAAAACTACTCCCAGCTCCAGAGACTTAACGATAGTCATGTCTAAGCTCCTTGCCTGACCTCATCCATCACAATGATTTGCGGAAATGGCGACTTCTTTACGGGAAGTAGAAGTACCATCTAATCACACTGTAAGAGGAACCGAATGTTGGGGCATGTCACACAGGACTGACGTGTGTTCAGACGTAGTCAGGCTTTGTATGTTTCATTGTTCCTGCAACTTTAAAACATGATTTgtgaagtcactctggataaaggtgtctgctaaatgaatacatatgaTGTAAACACAGCTGGGGCTAACTCAATGGCTACCCAGGAGAGGCAAAGGCTTGTAAAGGCAGTCCCTCCCTTCTGAGATGTGGGACCCAGTGTTCATGAGGTGCTGCACTGAAACAAAGCAGGTTCATGCCAGAAAATAGAGCTGACTGGTTGATTTTACCAGCTTCATTCAGCCCTGCAAAGATGTTACATGAAATACATGGAGATGGTTCCTACGGCAGCACTTTGCTGACTGTATTCAGGAAATGGTTATTACTTCTCTAATGTCTTCAAAAAATCTCTTAAGCTGGGAGAGCAGTCATAGTGGTACAGTTTGTAGTGGGAAATTTGAATTGATAAGCGCTGAGATCAAGCATAAAAACATTTGTTGCCAGAGTGGTTTAAGgcttttttgctttaatgactAGCTGCCACATAGTACACAATAACATCGTTGCTAAGCTTTCTGAAATCCGCCTTGTATTTTAGATTTGAGAAGAAGTGATGGGTTAATTGGTAGTATTTGGCATACAAGAAGCCAAAACTGTTTAACCTGTGAACTGGCATATCTGGGAACACATGACCCAGGTGGTTACTATGCATAAATGTAGCTGTGAATTTGATTCACATCCTTATGGTACAAATGCTTTGTATTTTAGACTTTCCATATGAACTTTCCAGCCTTTCTTTTTGTCCAATAGTTGGGGAGCGGTCACTGCTCTTTAAACAACTGCACTGTGTTGTCAGAGCAAAGGGGGAGGCACTTCATTGATAACAGACTCAGGAGACAGGAGTGATAACCTTTGTGTATTCATAGAGGTGTGGGAGAAGGGAATTGAAGGGGGCAATCCATATACAGACTTCTTAGAGACAGACAGTTCATGAAAGCTAATCATTGTTCACCATGATTTCAGAGATCTCAGGTGGGAGTTTTCTTGAGGTCTGTTCCTGAAATTCATCCACCTGTACAACTGGGCATAATGCAAGTAATCTACCATTGTCAAATAATGGATGGAACCTCATTTTTCTAAAATCGATTGGCCATGTCATCATTACTGAGAGTGTATGATGACTGCTACCTGCAGCATAAGAATAATGGGATCTTCTATGGTTGATATATACAGGGAATGAACCAACTACATGTGCCGGGGGTTTGGACTTTCAATCAAATCTGTGCCTCTTAATTTTCATCTCAAAAGACAGCAATATCAAACTTGGAAATACAACTGTATGACTAAACAGAGGTGTTCAAGCAGAGGACTGGGATCACTTGCATCAGTGCAATTTTCTCCAGGTTTAATCtaaaaaagataaacacataGATTTCATCAACTGTTTCAtctcaaatatttaaattgtcTCAAGTGTTAAAGAAGAGTGGGCCACTTGATTGTTGATTTAGATGTTTAAGTGAGACCTCTAGTGGAGGTGTAACATAAAATTGGTAAACCACGAGCTGAGGATCAGCTTCcgaagtgtttttttcccctaccCAGTTTCATTTTCCAACCAGTGATACTCATGTCTCTGCACTTTAGAAGTTGCTGTGCAGTATGCACCATGTAAAGCTGTGGAATCTTATTTTCCTCAAATAAGACTGGATCATCAGAATTATAACATAGAACGTGTGCATAGCCATATCGTCAGTGGTCTTGTTTTTTCCATCATTCTTGTTCATAGGTTAAAATGGTATCTGAAACGTTGTACCTGAATGTTACGACTTACCAGTTAGTGAAAACAAAGCCAGATTCAAAACCTTCTTGATCACACAGCATTGGATGTTGAGGTAACCATCATTCATTTACCCCTGACAAGAAAAACTAAAAGTGCTCAGATTGTCTTGCTCATTAAATGAGCAATTTGCCAATGTCTATATACTGCATACTACATAATGAGATTAAAAGGATCAGAAATTAGGATTAATTTCAAAAAGGGGTTAAAAGTAGGACTGGCCAAAATTAAGGTTAATACTAAAGCCATTTTTGTGCCCTGAATGCTGCCCTTAATGTGCTCTAAATGCTACAGCTAATTGAGTACAGGACTCCATTCCTACAGGG contains the following coding sequences:
- the LOC118790470 gene encoding toll-like receptor 4, with translation MTIVKSLELGVVLQCILAGFILLPLGKEEKCKEVLPNTHFSCVGTKLNYIPAEIPVTAENLDFSFNYLGNLHQAMFPQLPHLRVLDLTRCHIQLIAVNAFHNVRNVTTLILTGNQIKELGNQSLNLIQELVVVDNSLSSLEELHLWPSTKLQVLNAGTNNIESLMIPHYFVNLSDFKLLDLHANKIRVITVAHTLILQEMSGRNLTLILSRNPILHIEPGAFQGIYLHEFCLLGNHAVANLTKSHVMGLSGLKVDKLVVGQYRDATKILTSGEDTLDGLCSVNFQEIYFRHRETGPRPISVFRCMLNATKITIVQGFEHDMEFVQFRQLKELHLRNHKLRAIPARQLSHLHTLETLTITDNRLPVEFGESFVDLPHLKHVDLSFNEIKVRECCRRLFNNTPQLRYLNMRHNTEIYFDTMPFKGLELLEVLDLQHTQLSAVGQYPLLSNLNRLKYLDISYTGTVFMSQIPLVGLSNLEVLIISGNGFQGDSLRYVFANLTNLEHLDISNCEIKALSWHSFTRLKKLRHLVLNSNRLLAVDFLTNPSLGALAWIDAGQNNIVAIPQNVLSSLPTNLSIFDLSHNPMECSCSNEDFIKWTIHQREKLKNLNETLCKTTFSTYIRVIDVDITNCRYNWGYAIAILFMLSFVAAVAYRYKFYLRYGFILLRGYRNPKHMEFQYDAFVIYSSEDEAWVMDELVENIERGVPPFRLCLHMRDFEVGKSITSNIIDEGIVGSRKVIVVVSRHFFDSAWCCFEFELAQSWSVFEETPSLIIVILEDVEEERTRKVLGLHKYLKKNTYLKWKGNYLSNVKFWNRLRNAIIAGK